A part of Pararoseomonas sp. SCSIO 73927 genomic DNA contains:
- a CDS encoding ATP-binding protein yields MLRAVTLVGGVPAAALLVLMIAGWAEPLPAFLAILATLGAAYVFGRAWLGTLAGLEADLRAAAEGKPVPPRPPLLPAAARVAESAARLSRGLAEREALLRQLRRTDAAIIDALPDPLLVLGEDRKVLRANPAARRFFGTGADGVADTASVLRHPRIAAAVDDALAEGEPQAAEVVLPLPVQQDLSIHAIPLDPPLSDGGCLLLVLADRTQARAAERMRADFVTNASHELRTPLASIIGFVETLRGPAKDDPEAGASFLGIIATQAERMRRLVEDLLSLSRIEMAEHRAPAGEARLDALARDEAAAMAPILADRNVNLALELTPATAAPADAGELAQVIRNLLENAVRHGRDGGTVRLSVRRLAAPEGALAPGVMLSVSDDGPGIAREHIPRLTERFYRVDAGRSRNAGGTGLGLAIVKHIVGHHRGQLLIDSTVGQGTVMRVWLPGR; encoded by the coding sequence ATGCTGCGCGCGGTGACGCTGGTGGGCGGCGTGCCCGCCGCGGCGCTGCTGGTGCTGATGATCGCCGGCTGGGCGGAGCCCCTGCCGGCCTTCCTGGCCATCCTCGCCACCCTCGGCGCTGCCTATGTGTTCGGCCGGGCGTGGCTGGGAACGCTGGCGGGGCTTGAGGCGGACCTGCGGGCCGCGGCGGAGGGCAAGCCCGTGCCGCCGCGCCCGCCCCTGCTGCCCGCCGCCGCGCGGGTGGCCGAATCCGCCGCCCGTCTCTCCCGCGGGCTGGCGGAGCGGGAGGCGCTGCTGCGCCAGCTCCGCCGCACGGATGCCGCCATCATCGACGCCCTGCCCGACCCGCTGCTGGTGCTGGGAGAGGACCGGAAGGTGCTGCGCGCCAACCCGGCCGCGCGCCGCTTCTTCGGCACCGGCGCGGACGGGGTGGCCGATACCGCCTCCGTCCTGCGCCACCCCCGCATCGCCGCCGCGGTGGACGACGCCCTGGCGGAGGGCGAGCCCCAGGCGGCGGAGGTGGTCCTGCCCCTGCCCGTGCAGCAGGACCTCTCAATCCACGCCATCCCGTTGGACCCGCCCCTCTCCGACGGCGGCTGCCTGCTGCTGGTGCTGGCGGACCGCACCCAGGCGCGGGCGGCGGAGCGGATGCGGGCTGATTTCGTGACGAACGCCAGCCACGAGCTGCGGACGCCGCTCGCCTCCATCATCGGCTTCGTGGAGACGCTGCGCGGCCCCGCGAAGGACGACCCCGAGGCGGGCGCCAGCTTCCTCGGCATCATCGCCACCCAGGCGGAACGGATGCGGCGGCTGGTGGAGGACCTGCTCAGCCTCTCCCGCATCGAGATGGCCGAGCACCGCGCCCCCGCCGGCGAGGCCCGGCTGGACGCCCTGGCCCGGGACGAGGCGGCCGCCATGGCCCCCATCCTGGCCGACCGCAACGTGAACCTGGCCCTGGAGCTGACCCCCGCCACCGCCGCCCCCGCCGATGCCGGGGAACTGGCCCAGGTGATCCGGAACCTGCTGGAGAACGCGGTGCGCCACGGGCGGGACGGCGGCACCGTGCGCCTCTCCGTCCGCCGCCTGGCGGCGCCGGAAGGCGCGCTGGCCCCTGGCGTGATGCTGAGCGTAAGCGATGATGGGCCGGGCATCGCGCGGGAACACATCCCCCGCCTGACGGAGCGCTTCTACCGCGTGGATGCCGGGCGCAGCCGCAACGCCGGCGGCACGGGGCTGGGCCTGGCTATTGTGAAGCACATCGTCGGCCACCACCGGGGGCAGCTGCTGATCGACAGCACGGTGGGGCAGGGGACGGTGATGCGGGTGTGGCTGCCGGGGCGGTAG
- a CDS encoding penicillin-binding protein activator: MGVVGLAACAPQPRPALYGGPSGSLFGGSTVGSAPSAPEAPTAKVAVLLPMSGPQGALGPAMMNAATLALFDSGVRGVELVPRDTTGSAGGASEAVRGAIAEGARVVVGPLTGAETASAAGQARASGVPVLAFTNDVEQGGNGVWVTGVTPSQQVRRLLASARTAGVGRVGLAGPEGPFTRQLAAALRNASREAGLPPPVVVTYPSGASRSQAAGLVAQQAGTEGLGLLILGESGAGAREMAAALAGAGLPVPPLRLAGTVLWANDATLASEPALAGALVPGPDPLARNGFESRYQAAYGERPPRLAATAYDATAAALRGVRGGDPRAAAQLPVGEPLQGADGTFRLLPDGQVQRALAIYALSPGSEPRMVEPAILPGAAGS; the protein is encoded by the coding sequence ATGGGTGTTGTGGGGCTGGCCGCCTGCGCCCCGCAACCCCGGCCCGCCCTCTATGGCGGCCCGTCCGGATCGCTCTTCGGCGGCTCCACTGTCGGCTCCGCCCCCTCCGCGCCGGAAGCGCCGACGGCGAAGGTGGCGGTGCTGCTGCCGATGTCCGGGCCGCAGGGCGCTCTCGGGCCGGCCATGATGAACGCCGCCACTCTCGCCCTCTTCGATTCGGGCGTGCGCGGGGTGGAGCTGGTGCCGCGCGACACCACCGGCAGCGCCGGCGGCGCCTCCGAGGCGGTGCGCGGCGCGATCGCGGAGGGCGCCCGCGTGGTGGTCGGGCCGCTGACGGGGGCCGAGACCGCTTCCGCCGCCGGGCAGGCCCGGGCCTCCGGCGTGCCCGTGCTGGCCTTCACCAACGACGTGGAGCAGGGCGGCAACGGGGTGTGGGTGACGGGCGTCACCCCCTCGCAGCAGGTGCGGCGCCTTCTCGCCTCCGCCCGGACGGCGGGAGTGGGGCGCGTCGGCCTCGCCGGGCCGGAAGGGCCCTTCACGCGCCAGCTCGCCGCCGCGCTCCGCAACGCCTCCCGCGAGGCGGGGCTGCCGCCGCCGGTGGTGGTCACCTATCCGAGCGGCGCCTCCCGCAGTCAGGCGGCGGGGCTGGTGGCGCAGCAGGCCGGGACGGAGGGGCTGGGCCTCCTCATCCTCGGGGAGAGCGGGGCGGGGGCGCGGGAAATGGCGGCGGCCCTGGCCGGCGCCGGGCTGCCCGTGCCGCCGCTGCGCCTGGCCGGCACGGTGCTCTGGGCCAATGACGCGACGCTCGCCTCCGAGCCCGCCCTGGCCGGGGCGCTGGTGCCCGGGCCGGACCCGCTGGCGCGCAACGGCTTCGAATCCCGCTACCAGGCCGCCTATGGCGAGCGCCCGCCGCGCCTGGCCGCCACCGCCTACGACGCCACCGCCGCCGCCCTGCGCGGGGTGCGGGGCGGCGACCCCCGCGCCGCGGCGCAGCTTCCGGTCGGGGAGCCGCTGCAGGGCGCGGACGGGACCTTCCGCCTGCTGCCGGACGGGCAGGTGCAGCGCGCCCTGGCGATCTACGCCCTTTCCCCCGGGTCGGAGCCGCGGATGGTGGAGCCCGCCATCCTGCCCGGCGCCGCCGGGTCCTGA
- the rsmI gene encoding 16S rRNA (cytidine(1402)-2'-O)-methyltransferase produces the protein MQDDGEGPGPGETDEVAREAPSAAGGTTAALAPGLWLVATPIGNLGDLSSRAVVTLRAADLILCEDTRVTAPLLARHGIGAPLRALHDHNEAAEVPGLLERLRGGARLALVSDAGTPLVSDPGYRLARAAMEAGLHVSAVPGPNAAVMALTLSGLPPLPFLFNGFLPPKEGARRDAIARLRAAEGAGLSATLVFFEAPHRLAECLAALAEGLGDRPAAVARELTKRFEEVRRGTLPALAAHYAANAARGEIVVVVGPAEADAPSGAEEVDARLRAALAGGESLRDAAAMVAAATGLPRRQIYARALEIGKG, from the coding sequence TTGCAGGACGATGGTGAGGGGCCGGGACCCGGTGAGACGGACGAGGTTGCACGGGAAGCCCCTTCGGCTGCCGGCGGCACGACCGCCGCGCTGGCCCCGGGTTTATGGCTGGTCGCGACCCCCATCGGCAACCTGGGGGACCTCTCCTCCCGCGCGGTTGTGACCTTGCGCGCGGCGGACCTCATCCTCTGCGAGGACACGCGCGTCACGGCGCCGCTCCTCGCACGCCACGGCATCGGCGCGCCCCTGCGCGCCCTGCACGACCACAACGAGGCCGCCGAGGTGCCGGGGCTGCTGGAGCGCCTGCGCGGCGGCGCCCGCCTCGCCCTCGTCTCGGACGCCGGCACCCCGCTGGTCAGCGACCCCGGCTACCGCCTGGCCCGCGCGGCGATGGAGGCGGGGCTGCACGTCTCCGCCGTGCCCGGCCCGAACGCGGCGGTGATGGCCCTCACCCTCTCCGGCCTGCCGCCCCTGCCCTTCCTGTTCAACGGCTTCCTGCCCCCGAAGGAGGGGGCGCGGCGCGACGCCATCGCCCGGCTGCGCGCGGCGGAAGGCGCCGGCCTCTCCGCCACCCTGGTGTTCTTCGAGGCCCCGCACCGCCTGGCCGAGTGCCTCGCCGCCCTGGCGGAAGGCCTCGGGGACCGGCCGGCGGCGGTGGCGCGGGAGCTGACGAAGCGGTTCGAGGAGGTGCGGCGCGGCACCCTGCCGGCCCTGGCCGCGCACTACGCCGCGAACGCCGCGCGGGGCGAGATCGTGGTGGTGGTCGGCCCCGCGGAGGCCGATGCGCCGAGCGGGGCGGAGGAGGTGGATGCCCGGCTGCGGGCGGCGCTGGCCGGGGGCGAATCGCTGCGCGACGCGGCGGCGATGGTCGCGGCCGCAACGGGCCTGCCGCGCCGGCAGATCTATGCGCGCGCGCTGGAGATCGGGAAGGGCTAG
- a CDS encoding xanthine dehydrogenase family protein molybdopterin-binding subunit: MNAPIDPSRLKFGIGQPVSRKEDPVLLRGEGRYSDDLSLPGQAHAVMVRSPYAHGVIRGIDVAEALAMPGVLAVITGRDLEAAGIGPMPVGITQVNRDGSPARVPVQPVLTTDKVRFVGDPVAMVVAETAKGARDAAEAVVLDIDPLPAVTEAREASAEGAPELYGDVPGNIVSDFHYGDTAAVEAAFAGAAHVTRMAIRNSRVVVSPMEPRSALATHEEGRYVLRLGSQGVFGMRGNVAKVMRVEKEGVRVLTGNVGGSFGMKASVYPEYPALLHAARTLGRPVKWTDSRSESFLSDSHGRDHDFELSLALDAEGNFLALRVQGFANLGAYLSNATTQPATTNTVKNVVGVYRTPLVEVSTRCMLTNTTPVGPYRGAGRPEGNLYIERLIDTAAREMGIDRVELRRRNHIRADEIPYKAPSGMHYDSGDFPAILEEALAAADWDGFAARRAESRRRGKLRGIGIGQYLEVTAPPNPEMGGIRFDEDGGVTILTGTLDYGQGHASPFAQVLVDRLGIPFDRIRLQQGDSDLLIAGGGTGGSRSMMASGQALSTASTGVIEKGRRLAGQVLEASAEDIEFSDGRFAIAGTDRGIGILELAAAARGIGESLDVSITDKYEDSAFPNGCHVAEVEIDEETGEAEVVRYTTVNDFGTIVNPMLVAGQAHGGIVQGIGQCLTEVTTYSEDGQLLSGSYMDYGLPRAVHAPLLGFASHPVPARTNALGAKGCGEAGCAGALPSVMNAIVDALAERGVTHVDMPATPAKLWSILHEGLHAGEAA, translated from the coding sequence ATGAATGCTCCGATCGATCCCTCGCGGCTGAAGTTCGGCATCGGCCAGCCCGTCTCCCGCAAGGAGGACCCGGTGCTGCTGCGGGGCGAGGGCCGTTACAGCGACGACCTCTCCCTTCCCGGCCAGGCCCATGCCGTGATGGTGCGCAGCCCCTATGCCCATGGGGTGATCCGCGGGATTGACGTGGCGGAGGCCCTGGCGATGCCGGGCGTGCTGGCCGTGATCACCGGGCGCGACCTGGAGGCGGCGGGGATCGGCCCCATGCCGGTCGGCATCACCCAGGTAAACCGCGACGGGTCGCCCGCCCGCGTCCCGGTGCAGCCCGTCCTCACCACGGACAAGGTGCGCTTCGTCGGCGACCCCGTGGCGATGGTGGTGGCGGAGACGGCGAAGGGCGCGCGGGACGCGGCAGAGGCCGTGGTGCTGGACATCGACCCCCTGCCCGCCGTGACGGAGGCGCGGGAGGCATCGGCCGAGGGCGCGCCGGAGCTCTACGGGGACGTGCCGGGGAACATCGTCTCGGACTTCCACTACGGCGACACGGCGGCGGTGGAGGCGGCCTTCGCGGGCGCCGCGCACGTCACGCGCATGGCCATCCGCAACAGCCGCGTCGTCGTCTCGCCGATGGAGCCGCGCTCCGCGCTCGCGACCCATGAGGAGGGGCGCTACGTGCTGCGCCTGGGCAGCCAGGGCGTGTTCGGCATGCGCGGCAACGTCGCCAAGGTCATGCGCGTGGAGAAGGAAGGGGTGCGCGTGCTGACCGGCAATGTCGGCGGCTCCTTCGGCATGAAGGCGAGCGTCTATCCCGAGTACCCGGCCCTGCTGCACGCCGCGCGGACGCTGGGGCGGCCGGTGAAGTGGACGGATTCCCGCAGCGAGAGCTTCCTGTCGGACAGCCACGGCCGCGACCACGACTTCGAGCTCTCCCTGGCGCTGGACGCAGAGGGGAACTTCCTGGCGCTGCGCGTCCAGGGCTTCGCGAACCTCGGCGCCTATCTCAGCAACGCCACCACGCAGCCCGCCACGACGAACACGGTGAAGAACGTCGTCGGCGTGTACCGCACGCCGCTGGTGGAGGTCTCCACCCGCTGCATGCTCACCAACACCACCCCCGTCGGCCCCTATCGCGGTGCCGGCCGGCCGGAGGGCAATCTCTACATCGAGCGGCTGATCGACACCGCCGCGCGGGAGATGGGGATCGACCGGGTGGAGCTGCGCCGCCGCAACCACATCCGCGCGGACGAGATTCCCTACAAGGCGCCGTCCGGCATGCACTACGACAGCGGCGACTTCCCCGCGATCCTGGAGGAGGCGCTGGCCGCCGCCGACTGGGACGGCTTCGCCGCCCGCCGCGCGGAGAGCCGCCGGAGAGGCAAGCTGCGCGGCATCGGCATCGGCCAGTACCTCGAGGTGACGGCGCCGCCGAACCCGGAGATGGGCGGCATCCGCTTCGACGAGGACGGCGGCGTGACGATCCTGACGGGCACGCTGGATTACGGCCAGGGCCACGCCTCGCCCTTCGCGCAGGTGCTGGTGGACCGCCTCGGCATCCCCTTCGACCGCATCCGCCTGCAGCAGGGCGACAGCGACCTGCTCATCGCCGGCGGCGGCACGGGCGGCTCGCGCTCCATGATGGCCAGTGGCCAGGCGCTCTCCACTGCCAGCACGGGGGTGATCGAGAAGGGCCGCCGGCTCGCCGGGCAGGTGCTGGAGGCCTCCGCCGAGGATATCGAGTTCTCTGATGGCCGCTTCGCCATCGCCGGCACGGACCGCGGCATCGGCATCCTGGAGCTGGCGGCCGCCGCGCGCGGCATCGGCGAGAGCCTCGATGTCTCCATCACCGACAAGTACGAGGACAGCGCCTTCCCCAACGGCTGCCACGTCGCCGAGGTGGAGATCGACGAGGAGACGGGCGAGGCGGAGGTGGTGCGCTACACCACCGTCAACGACTTCGGCACCATCGTGAACCCCATGCTCGTCGCGGGGCAGGCGCATGGCGGCATCGTGCAGGGCATCGGCCAGTGCCTGACGGAGGTCACCACCTACAGCGAGGACGGCCAGCTCCTCTCCGGCTCCTACATGGATTACGGCCTGCCGCGCGCCGTCCACGCCCCGCTCCTCGGCTTCGCCAGCCACCCCGTGCCCGCCCGCACCAACGCGCTCGGCGCCAAGGGCTGCGGCGAGGCGGGCTGCGCCGGCGCCCTGCCCTCCGTGATGAACGCCATCGTGGACGCGCTGGCGGAGCGCGGCGTGACCCATGTGGACATGCCCGCCACCCCCGCGAAGCTCTGGTCCATCCTTCATGAGGGCCTGCACGCGGGGGAAGCCGCATGA
- the ydfG gene encoding bifunctional NADP-dependent 3-hydroxy acid dehydrogenase/3-hydroxypropionate dehydrogenase YdfG, with translation MIVLVTGATAGFGAAIARRFAQDGARIVAAGRRAERLDALRDEIGAEKVLPLVLDVRDRAAVEKAVASLPAEWSAVDVLVNNAGLALGLAPAQQADLDDWDTMVDTNVKGLMYLTRAVLPGMIERGRGHVVNIGSTAGEWPYPGGNVYGATKAFVRHFSLNLRADLYGTPVRVTDIEPGLVGGTELSNVRFHGDDSRAAAIYQGADALTPEDIADAVHWVASRPARVNVNTLQVMPVAQSFGPLRVHKPGA, from the coding sequence ATGATCGTCCTCGTCACCGGCGCCACCGCGGGCTTCGGCGCCGCCATCGCCCGCCGCTTCGCGCAGGACGGCGCGCGCATCGTCGCCGCCGGCCGCCGCGCGGAGCGGCTGGACGCCCTGCGCGACGAGATCGGCGCGGAGAAGGTGCTGCCCCTCGTGCTGGACGTGCGCGACCGCGCCGCCGTGGAAAAGGCGGTCGCCTCCCTCCCCGCCGAGTGGTCGGCCGTCGACGTGCTGGTGAACAACGCCGGCCTCGCCCTCGGCCTGGCACCCGCGCAGCAGGCGGACCTCGACGACTGGGACACGATGGTGGACACCAACGTGAAGGGGCTGATGTACCTCACCCGCGCCGTGCTGCCCGGCATGATCGAGCGCGGGCGCGGCCACGTGGTGAACATCGGCTCCACCGCCGGGGAATGGCCCTATCCCGGCGGCAACGTCTACGGCGCCACCAAGGCCTTCGTGCGCCACTTCTCCCTCAATCTCCGCGCCGACCTGTACGGCACCCCCGTGCGCGTGACGGATATCGAGCCCGGCCTCGTCGGCGGCACGGAGCTCAGCAACGTCCGCTTCCACGGCGACGATTCCCGCGCCGCCGCCATCTACCAGGGTGCGGACGCGCTGACGCCGGAAGACATCGCGGACGCCGTGCACTGGGTCGCCTCGCGCCCCGCTCGCGTGAACGTCAACACGCTGCAGGTGATGCCGGTGGCGCAGAGCTTCGGGCCGCTGCGGGTCCATAAGCCGGGGGCGTAA